The Hordeum vulgare subsp. vulgare chromosome 7H, MorexV3_pseudomolecules_assembly, whole genome shotgun sequence DNA window GGCGACAGTTTTGGGAAATTCCAATATCCCAAGAACCTGTACGAGCTCGGTCAGATGAAAGCAGTGCCATATACTTCGGTTGTTGGAAGTTTACAACATGCACAAGTGTGCACTcgccctgacttagcttttatcaccgggGTATTCGATAGATATCAAGAGAATCCAGGCCTAGAGCATTGGAAGATGGTAAAAAAAGCATTGCGTTATGCAGGAGGCACAAAGGACATCATGCTAACATACAGAAGATCTaattccctagagataaaagggtattcAAATGCAGATTTTGCGGGGGacagagatgatagaaaatccacgtgaGGATACGTGTTCACTCTCACTAGAGGGGCTATTTCGTGGAAAAGCTCCAAACAGTCCGTAGTTGCATCGTCCACGATGCAAGCAGAGTctatagcatgttttgaagccaccgggcaggtgatatggttaaagaaatttatacccgactttaaagtggtagattgtattcaCAAACCACTAAAGATGTACTGTGACAACCAACCCGCGGTattctatgctcacaacaacaagtcgagtaatgctaccaagacaatagatataaagtattatgttgtgaaagataaaatccaggatcacactataagtctcgagcatataaggaCAAAGGATATTCTTGCGGATCCGCTTACGAAAGGCTTACCAAccaatgtgttcaaggaacacaTAGTCGGCATGGGTTTAAGGGAAAGCCTTATGATTCCTGGATCATGAGAGGCCCAAAAGGAACAGAATTTGTTTATGAACAAAACGTATGTTGTAGCTGTAGGATTCTATCGGCAATTAAGTtgtgacgatgagacatgctctatGTACCAATATGTGACAGAACAAATAAACTAGAAAGTATGAAGTCAAAAgtgaaagttgagatcaagggggagaatgttaggtttaTCTCTCCCGAGTTGGCCCAACGGCTGACCGGACCCTTGATccatgcgccctgatcgggggcgtccaacccattatggttggtggACCCCTGTGACCTGCGCTATAAATAAAGAGGTGGGGGTCGGGGCACACGTGACGAGGTTCACCGCGCCGCGAGACACCCCACTGACATCCCTTCCGATCTAGAGTTAGTGCAGTGCTCAGGGAAAGCACCGCCGCCACGACACCTCTTTctctcgccgccgccgtcaccaCCTCACAGATGGACGCCGGCGGGAGCACCTCAAGTGCAGGACAAGGTAGTCCCCATCATCACTACCCATCATCACTACCGAACTTATCTAGCCTAGCACATCCGAGGATCCTATCAGTATTGTCAAGATCGAAGCAAACGAAATGGCACCACTCTACCCAACATGTGATGTTTCGCCTCCCCGAATGATCAACACATTCTTTCTCCACCATGCGGTGCTCATGCGTACGTGCATGCATGAACGTAGATTTTTGAAGCACGGGCTTTTAGACATCTCTTATTCTTACCCTTTAATATTGCTTTAAGATATGTGCTATACGATTAACTTACTACATGGAATTTTCACTTTTTTGTTTCTTCAACATAAAAGAACATATGAACTTTAAACTTTGCACGACAACAAAACATTCTTACTACAATGTGGCAAAAAACTTTCAGATTTTTTCATCAAACGTAAATATACCAAATCAGTTTTTTGAgtaaaaaaaaactcattttgaatATTTATGTTGGTCGAAAAAAAtctgaaagttttattccatattTTAGTAAGATTTTTTTGTTCTTGTGCAAAGTTTGAAGTTCATAGGTTGTTTTATGTGgaagaaataaaaaagacaaaAGTTATTGCACGAATCATGATGCAGAAATAGATGGCTAGATAGGGAGGTGTACCAAAGCCTATGCTATCTCAAATGTTAACCGTGCATGCATGCTCCTCCGGGCCAGCGGTGGCACGCGCATACTCCACCACGATCAAGGCATGCGATCAGCTGGCCACTGCCAGCTTGCCAAAACCAGCCGGTACGGTGGCGACAGTGAGACGCGCGCCGGCTCCGCCACCCGAACCGAACGAACGAGCGATCAGCAGAGCTTCCGAGATCGATCGGAGCTCATACACCCCTTCCCAAACAGCACGCGACGAATCACATGCCGCAAAAGCTAACCGCTGTCGCCGCACACTGATTTTCTGCCTCTGTTTCTACAACCCCGGGATCTTCAGGCCAGGGTTCTATAAATCCACGACCTTGTTTCTCTCTGCTTCACTTCCACACCTCTCTCCCAGCAGCCTATCAATACATCCACGACCttgtttctctctctccctccatttCTCTGTCCAGGTCCTTGCAGGGCTCACGATGGACCAACAAAGCCTCGTGGTGCTGGAgaaggccgtcgccgccgccgtcgccaggGAAGGGGATGCCGTCTGTGGTTGGGGGACGGAGGAGCAGGCGAGGGCGATCATACGCGCGGCCAAGATGGCGCTCGAGGAGGCCGCCGCCATGGGGGAGTCCCCGTCGCTCCTGAGGTCGCTGGAGCGGTTCCTCGCGCAGAGGAGATCGGACCAGACGACcatggcgccggcgccggcggtggaCGTCCAACCGGACGGCGGGGATTCCACCGTCTCCGCGGCCTTGCGAGATCTGGCAATTAACTAGGGTAGGAATAGGATAGCCGTTCCTTGAAGGAAAAGTTATTCCTGGAATTCGATGTCTATTTTCAGCTCATCTAATTTGTTCCTTCTTCCAATTTCGTTGTAGCGCAACTTTCGAGTATTTTCGTTTTCTACCGTCGTCAGAGATTCTGCCATATTGTTGTTGCTTCAATGCCTTGTTGGTTTTGTGCGTGAATTGTGGCTCTATATGTTAATTAGGCTCGTAAatggtttctttttttatttcaatCGATGCATCCACACGAAAGATTTTGCTTTTCCGGGAGGAAAGACAAATTATTGCACGTGCACAACGAGTAGGTGACTCTACCTAACTCCGTTATTTCAAATCTAACCAACACAtcatgatttttcttctcttttcttgTTGATGAAAGGGGGTCAATATGTGTGTTGAATTTATATTCTTGATGGGCATGAGAGAGTTTGGATTTGAGCTGGATGACAGGAGATATGCCTACTGCCATACGCCAAACATTTGTCCCGGCGAACTCTGTGTTTTATCACTTTCCCTCACACTTTAGTGGTGTATACTCCTTCCGTTTTTAAGTATAGGTCTTTTAAAAGTTTTCATtaggaaactacatacggatatatatagacatacatcAGAGTAtatatttacttattttattccgtatgtagtttttagtggaatctctaaaaagatttatatttaggaacgggaaAGTAGAAGTTAAAAGTGCCCTGTAGGCATGCACCAACAAAGCCTATTAGCTAATCCGCACTAGCGCAAATGTAGGTATTGTTTCATCCTCCTTTCTTCTCTTGTGTTTGAATTTTCAGTCCGAGATCTGGCTCAAATCTCAATGCAACATGTCCCATATCCGCATTTAGGGTAAATGACGTGCAGAGCACGAAATCCTTCTTTTTTAATTCGGAAACGACTCTTTGAAGTCCAATCGTCACAAAGGTGCTCAAATTAAAGGACAACGGGTGGGAGGGCGCCAACGCCAAGACACGGTGTGGCATGGAGCCCAACCATGTGGGCTGACACCCCCCCCCCTCGCCCGGCCAACATCTTTTTTTCTTCGAGCCTTTTCTTTTTATGTGCAAACTTCAAATAATTCTAAAAGTTCAAAAAACTTTGAAGTTGGAATTTTGAGAGCTCAAACTTTTTTTCTAAAAGTTGGAACTTGGAAGTTGAAATGCTTAAACCtgaatttcaaaaaataaaaatttaaattGGAAGTTGAaaattcaaatatttcagaaatccaAAACAAAATCAATTCTCAAAGGCGACACACGGTTTTCTGAATGCGGatacaaaaaaatctgaaaatgctAAAAAGGAAAGCTTGCAAAAACGGAAAGTATATTGCAATGGCCGTCACTTTTTGCCTTGTGTGAACTACCGCGTGGGCTGGGGTACTAGGTGTGTCTGTCGTTATCCACATCCTTTTTTTCACCCCATGTATTATAGTCATGTAAATGTTAGAAGAGCTAGACATAGCATGCGCCTAGCTATTTCACAACCACATGAATTCAAATGTTCAAAAGGATTTTTGCTCTTCTTGTTTTCTCATGTTTGAACTATGAATACGTGATATTAAATCTTAGCGCAACATGTACAATATATGTTTTTAGGGAAAATGACGTGTTCAGTATGAATTACAAGTATTCGGTGTGTAGCATGTACACAACCACAACAATTCAAATGTTCTTTTATGTGTTTTAGTTTTGAATGTGTTATCTAGATGGAATTGTATTACAACATGTGGCCATCCCTAGCTTTCTCCTGGTGCTAGATGAGGCCGCTGCCAGGAGAGGGGTGATCCCCATCGCTCTTGAGGTTGCTAGAGCGGTTACTCGTATAGAGGAGACTGCATTAGGTCATTGTGTTGTCACGAAAAACGTCACCTTACGACGATAGAACCTTACTCCAGCATTGACAAGGAGAGAGCAGGCCGGTCGCCCCACCCACGTTCCATAACTTCCAATCCTACATGTATTTCTACATGTATGTTGATCGCATTTCTTGTTCCTACCACTCAGTATACATATTCACAATGCAGGTCACCATTTTTGCTTGCTTTATGTTCTTGCCAAGCAAAGCTTCGAATAAGATTAATTAAGCAACTCCTCATGGAGCTAAGCATAGGATCTACTCTCCTCGATGACCCTTGATCATTCAATGAAAGTCATGAATGTTTACTTTTGAGACAAGACACTCTTGTTGCGAGACCCAAAACATCAGCGAAGATCAATCAATATCTTTAGATAACTGACCTATCAGAGGATGTGGTGTGGTCATGCACCACTTAAACATCAGTACCCTGAACAAAAGGCCTCAAGAAGCTAGCATGATAAGGTTCATGGTCTAGGTCCTTACATATGCATGTAAATGGTGCAATAAATAGCACCTACAAGTCTTGTTTAGTTAGCTCGatagttcattttcttcaaaaaataaaacttTATTGAACTGTTAGAATGACAAACATTAATTGGGACCCAGTTTATATCCCTATTTATAGATCGttcatgcatttgcagaaagctaTGCTCGCCTTAAAGGTTAATATCTGACAGAATCACCATTTCCCCTCGCTTAAGAGGGGGGCCCAACTTCATGTTTTCAAGAGGGGGGTCACAACTGCATCTTTTTAAGAGGGGCCATGACTGCATGGTTTTAAGGCGGGTTGGAACTGCATGGTTTAAAGACGTGCTGCACTTGCATGTCTTCAAAAGGGGGTCGCAACAAAATGTTCTAAGGCGGGTTCACAACTGCTTGTTTTCAAGAGGGGGTCGCAACGTCATGTTTTCAAAGGGgacgcaactgcatgttttttaGCAACTGTAAGTTTTCAAATAGGGTCGTCGCTGCATGCTTTCAAGGCATGTCACAGCTGCATGTGTTTCGGGAGGGAGGCGCAACTCAAGTATTTCATTGGAGGGTTACGCCCACATGTTTCTGTAGGGGTGTCGCAACTGCATCCTTTGAAGAGGGTCGTTACTGCAAGTTTTTAAACGGGATCGTGACTGCATGTTTTTGAAGGAGGTCGTAGCTTTATGTTTTGAAGGGGTGCGGTCGCAATCGTAAGTTATCTTTTAGCTGATTGCGACTACGATGAACATTTCCTATATTCGTGAATACTTTTTCGAGCTTGCAATGTTTTTTCAGATTTGTGACAATTTAATCTCATGAGCATTTTAAAAAATCCTGCTAATTCATGAATTAATTTTTAGAATAAATTCATGACATTTTTGTTAAAATATTATGATTAAGAAAGAGCAcaagttaaactctccacacacatgCGTGCAAACAACCCAACTCCGAGCGTGAGCCGAGTAAACCcagctcctagtgtgacccaaggAAAGAAAGATGGGGAGGTCCTATACGGTGCCTTCAGCACCGGTTAGACCAACCAGCGCCTGCAGGGCTCCTCCTCGTGGGTCGGCCCATGTAGAATGCGTTGGTCCTTTCaaaactgaaaataaaagttcataaattttttaaaaagttcagatttggaaaaaagttcaatgatttttcaaaaacaattacatattttcaaaatgttcacAGAATTCGAAACAAAATCA harbors:
- the LOC123411243 gene encoding uncharacterized protein LOC123411243, which produces MDQQSLVVLEKAVAAAVAREGDAVCGWGTEEQARAIIRAAKMALEEAAAMGESPSLLRSLERFLAQRRSDQTTMAPAPAVDVQPDGGDSTVSAALRDLAIN